In Synergistaceae bacterium, one genomic interval encodes:
- a CDS encoding DUF1622 domain-containing protein: MGFLTQIEGVFKLVVQYGILLMECVGVTILLFTAVKSICGIIMRDSHVRLTLAKGIALSLEFKLGGEVLRTVIVREWSELAILGAIIVLRGALTFLIHWEIKTEEASLK; encoded by the coding sequence ATGGGGTTTCTGACTCAGATTGAAGGAGTCTTCAAGCTCGTTGTGCAGTACGGAATATTATTGATGGAGTGCGTTGGCGTAACGATACTGCTGTTCACGGCGGTGAAATCAATCTGCGGAATAATCATGCGCGACTCACATGTTAGGCTCACTCTCGCGAAGGGCATAGCACTGTCTCTTGAGTTCAAGCTCGGCGGCGAGGTATTGAGGACGGTAATTGTCCGTGAATGGTCAGAGCTTGCGATACTCGGCGCGATAATCGTGCTTAGGGGTGCGCTTACGTTCCTGATACACTGGGAAATAAAGACGGAGGAAGCCAGCCTGAAATAG
- a CDS encoding thioredoxin family protein — MKAKILTAVIFVAVLCSAAYAALPSVTVLLKKNSPECEKMLSVLRQIDSQYGTRIATSYIYLDEHPETAEEYKVRHIPMMIFWDADGKERAREIGPRTLEQVLAVFEKVGIKI; from the coding sequence ATGAAGGCTAAAATTCTGACGGCGGTAATTTTTGTGGCGGTGTTATGTTCGGCGGCGTATGCGGCTCTTCCTTCTGTAACAGTGTTGCTGAAGAAGAATAGCCCTGAGTGTGAAAAAATGCTGTCAGTTCTCAGGCAGATAGACTCGCAGTACGGCACAAGAATCGCAACTAGCTACATATATCTCGATGAGCATCCCGAAACGGCAGAAGAGTACAAGGTTCGCCACATTCCTATGATGATATTCTGGGACGCTGACGGGAAAGAAAGAGCGCGTGAAATCGGGCCGAGAACATTGGAGCAGGTGCTTGCGGTTTTCGAGAAGGTCGGCATAAAGATATAG
- a CDS encoding thioredoxin fold domain-containing protein produces MAQIEKEYGGKVSASHIYLEDSPELAEEYRVRYVPMLIFKDAGGKEIAREIGYMPKDNVLKVFADNGINIEGAE; encoded by the coding sequence TTGGCTCAGATAGAGAAGGAATACGGCGGGAAGGTCTCAGCGTCTCACATATATCTTGAGGACAGCCCCGAACTGGCAGAAGAATACCGGGTGCGCTATGTTCCCATGCTGATATTCAAAGACGCGGGCGGAAAAGAGATAGCGCGGGAAATAGGCTACATGCCAAAAGACAACGTGCTGAAAGTTTTTGCGGACAACGGCATAAACATAGAGGGAGCGGAGTAA
- the tnpA gene encoding IS200/IS605 family transposase: MINNHSVFLLYYHLVLVVKYRRQVFDDTMSEFAKDIFLRISKLHNITLEQWKHDKDHVHVMFRAHPNTEISKFINAYKSVSSRLIKKNFPAVRRKLWKEMFWSRSFCLLTTGGAPIEVIRKYIEKQGQSK; the protein is encoded by the coding sequence ATAATCAATAATCATTCAGTATTCTTATTATATTATCATCTAGTTCTTGTCGTGAAATATCGCCGTCAGGTTTTCGATGATACTATGAGTGAGTTTGCTAAAGATATTTTTCTCCGTATCTCTAAACTTCATAACATTACTTTGGAGCAATGGAAGCATGACAAAGACCATGTTCATGTAATGTTCCGCGCTCATCCCAATACTGAAATATCCAAGTTCATAAACGCATATAAAAGTGTTTCATCACGCCTGATAAAGAAAAATTTTCCTGCTGTACGGCGAAAACTTTGGAAAGAAATGTTCTGGTCAAGAAGTTTCTGTTTGCTTACGACAGGAGGCGCACCGATAGAAGTAATAAGAAAATATATAGAAAAACAAGGGCAGAGCAAATGA
- a CDS encoding transporter substrate-binding domain-containing protein: MTVRKIFSYLPVLLAIIFFLPEICLCSPSEITSITQLNDPRYRVGSDSDGPVLERARENLPNAQILKYNDFLSEYLALQTGKIDALTANESEFISAIKNGLEHVRILPGYLGSPVPTAAGISEVSEIPGLREKFNAFIAGLKADGTLAAMYKRWVDDNNHNMPAIDVPEKSDIHLTVGTTGVVMPFSFFINSTVTGFDVELGRRFAAYIGATVEFKMYGFGSILQALKSGAIDIALSNLYVTQETEESVIFSDIVFPINCIVAVYDDRKTPLIPERETGNFEAFGGKRIGVFTGSVQHDMVKNSIPGADILYFDSLANIIGSLVSGKIDAAAVDKTIAAEAERTNRDLTHMNEALGNSYAAFLFPKSPKNNPLADEINEYIRRIKSDGTLEQISAIWTGTDESKKIIPDYSKFPDTNGTIRIAADNEAPVFSYMKDGKLTGHDIDVIVRFCREKGYRPNFSMINFTGVIPAVNSGKCDMGIGGITMTPERAESVRFSEPVCTLKSVLLLKSPGQTQPSAKAETSRRPKYSTLAELDGKPIGMQPAVYEWSSFIRELLPHSQVIFYNTFTDILTALKNHKIEGFPADEPVFNLLAAEDENIAKIDGEIDKSYDLAYGFPKNDKSRKLRDEMSEYIRKIKASGELDAIITKWEGADESAKTLPDYKNFPAPNGVLTMATEGEYPPFNYYRGNEIAGYEIDIAARFCEAYGYGLRVSSMTCDAIIAAVISGKCDFAADALTPSDEHLQQIYFSEPYAKSRSVMVCLKADDSPAPAPAVTGRTVPKYKHLTELNGKPIGMQPGIIDWEEWAAKTLPLSKVQYYSTYPDLVSALKTHKIEGFLVDSPVLALMAAEDNTLAYIDEPVGKPFGYSFFYAQTEAGKKLCDEMSEYIRKIKASGELDAILSKWQGADESAKIPPDFKSLPAKNGTLTYAAEGSYPPFNYYKGTKLAGIDIDIAVEFCRAYGYGLDVQTMLFDATIPAINSGKVDFAGDFTPSEEHEEAVYFSETYCNARSVMACLKDDSPQKVSEAYPSLAGKIIGVQTGTTCAELVPEKIPSAKLAYYDSLTDELTALKAGKVSAICCSLPAAIFAENEDSRLARINPPLRETYLYPIFSQTDKGRKLCAEYSAFLKTLWDNGTIDALNEKWLGHDDSKKITDDYSQLPATNGRIIMAVDTSLVPFAYVKDNRIVGYDIDLAVRFCKEKGYALEVQNMPLTGAIASVKTGKSDFTQSLNKTPERAENTLFTETPAVKSGNVLLTFKAEYERAESSAMYTDKSQLAGKRIGAMLGTINPEIARENVPSANIVEFSSMAATLFALKSGNVDAICVPVPVARFMMHDNYDIDYCGEQLTNYNIGPIFPKTEKGEKLRGQYTDFIKPLWDNGTLHWLDGKWFSRNDSEQAADDYLSLPNPNGTLRMAADLSVMPFAFMRDGKIMGYDVELAGRFCRAYGYGLEIVPMPFGEIIPALESGECDFAASSIAYTEERAQSVLFSYPNGRTGNVFLVMKSPRKTPPAFYTDLSQFNGKRIGVAVGSMNGQLAKEKIPGAEIVYFNSNSDILPALIAGKIDAISCGHSTALFMIREGHNVTYLPQQLGKTHRKAAFANTERGRKLCREYSDFVKTLWDNGTIAALVYKWIDGEDDSQRVLDDYSNLPHPNGILTMAVDPSVTPYVYTKGKRILGYEIDIAVRFCKAKGYGLKVEAMSHNGVLGSLETGKCDFSYGIEYTDERDKSLLLSETPNTESSNVIVVMKPSAVIPSVNMKLSDFVGKKIGVVTGTNNAIIVKEKIPSAILAYYESPADILMALKQGKIDALSCGLATSVFVINENDGLARVSEPLQKNYHSAAFVSSDKGRDLRSEYGEFLRELRDSGTIKRLYDKWIMNNDEYTKGEDYSHLPSEKGTLKMAADPAMIPFVYVRNNKIIGYDIDIAVMFCRAKGYGLEVVPMSHSGVLGAVASGKCDFSYAMEYTAERAKSVLFSEVPNVEADNVLVVLKPSAKTPPPPVQAVHTENNAPDEPSFWDDVASSFRKTFIREDRWKLFAEGIMNTMIITVSSIFCGMLLGFAAFMFCRTGSITANIITKFSVWLIKGTPIVVLLMILYYIIFGSVNISGIVVAIIAFTLTFGTSVYRMLTFGTGAVDRGQTEAAYALGFTDMQTFFTVILPQAALHFMPSFKEEVTMLIKSTSVVGYIAVQDLTKMGDIVRSRTYEAFFPLIAVAVIYFVLAGMLNIIVNIIHVRITPSKRKPGDILRGIDTLKEGENHD; encoded by the coding sequence ATGACTGTCCGCAAAATCTTTTCATATCTTCCCGTATTACTGGCAATAATTTTTTTTCTCCCGGAAATATGCTTATGTTCACCCTCCGAAATCACATCAATAACACAGCTCAATGATCCCCGTTACAGAGTCGGCTCTGACTCCGACGGGCCTGTTCTCGAAAGAGCGCGGGAAAATCTGCCGAACGCGCAAATCCTCAAGTACAACGACTTCCTGAGCGAGTATCTTGCGCTTCAGACAGGAAAAATTGACGCTCTCACAGCAAACGAGTCCGAATTTATTTCAGCCATCAAGAACGGACTCGAACATGTCAGAATCCTTCCCGGCTACTTGGGCAGCCCTGTGCCTACTGCCGCGGGGATTTCGGAAGTCTCAGAGATTCCCGGACTCAGGGAGAAATTCAACGCATTCATAGCGGGGCTGAAGGCTGACGGAACATTAGCGGCCATGTACAAACGCTGGGTAGATGACAATAATCATAATATGCCCGCGATTGATGTCCCGGAGAAATCAGATATTCATCTCACTGTCGGCACTACGGGAGTCGTTATGCCGTTCAGTTTCTTCATCAACAGCACGGTTACAGGCTTTGACGTTGAGCTTGGGCGGAGATTTGCGGCTTATATCGGGGCAACGGTTGAGTTCAAGATGTACGGATTCGGAAGCATACTGCAGGCTCTCAAAAGCGGTGCTATTGATATTGCCCTGTCGAATCTCTATGTAACCCAAGAAACTGAAGAGAGCGTTATTTTTTCCGATATAGTTTTCCCGATTAACTGCATTGTAGCTGTTTATGATGACAGAAAAACACCCCTAATCCCTGAGCGTGAGACAGGAAATTTTGAGGCATTCGGGGGAAAACGAATCGGAGTGTTCACAGGCTCAGTACAGCATGACATGGTGAAGAACTCTATACCCGGCGCGGATATTCTGTATTTCGACTCCCTGGCAAACATAATCGGCTCGCTGGTGTCAGGAAAAATTGACGCGGCGGCGGTTGACAAGACTATAGCGGCTGAGGCTGAGAGGACGAACCGCGATTTGACACACATGAATGAAGCTCTCGGAAACTCTTATGCTGCCTTCCTTTTTCCCAAGTCCCCGAAAAATAATCCCCTCGCTGATGAGATTAACGAATATATACGGCGGATAAAGTCTGACGGGACACTTGAGCAGATCAGCGCAATATGGACAGGCACGGACGAAAGCAAAAAGATTATCCCAGATTACAGCAAATTTCCTGACACGAACGGCACAATACGAATCGCCGCCGACAATGAGGCCCCGGTGTTCTCATACATGAAAGACGGAAAACTCACAGGGCATGACATTGATGTTATCGTCCGCTTCTGCCGGGAGAAAGGCTACCGTCCCAACTTCAGCATGATAAATTTCACCGGGGTGATTCCTGCCGTAAACTCCGGGAAATGCGACATGGGCATAGGCGGAATCACAATGACCCCGGAACGCGCCGAGTCCGTGAGATTCTCCGAGCCTGTATGCACCCTGAAGAGCGTCCTGCTCCTGAAATCGCCGGGGCAGACTCAGCCGTCAGCAAAAGCCGAAACATCACGCAGACCGAAATATTCGACTCTCGCCGAGCTTGACGGAAAACCCATCGGAATGCAGCCCGCCGTTTATGAGTGGTCTTCTTTCATAAGGGAGCTTCTGCCTCATTCGCAGGTCATTTTCTACAACACTTTCACCGACATTTTGACGGCTCTGAAAAATCACAAGATTGAAGGCTTCCCTGCTGATGAGCCTGTGTTCAATCTCTTAGCGGCGGAAGATGAGAACATAGCGAAAATTGACGGGGAAATAGACAAGTCATATGACCTTGCTTACGGCTTCCCGAAAAATGACAAGAGCAGAAAATTACGCGACGAAATGAGCGAGTATATCCGAAAGATAAAAGCAAGCGGAGAACTTGACGCAATAATAACGAAATGGGAAGGGGCTGACGAATCCGCCAAGACTCTCCCGGACTATAAAAATTTCCCCGCGCCTAATGGTGTTCTGACTATGGCGACTGAAGGAGAGTACCCCCCATTCAACTACTACAGGGGAAACGAAATCGCCGGATATGAGATTGACATTGCCGCCCGTTTCTGTGAGGCTTACGGCTACGGACTCCGCGTTTCGTCCATGACATGCGACGCGATAATAGCGGCTGTGATTTCCGGGAAATGTGATTTTGCGGCTGACGCTCTGACTCCGTCCGATGAACATCTACAGCAAATATACTTCTCCGAGCCTTACGCTAAAAGCCGCTCCGTAATGGTCTGCCTGAAAGCTGATGACTCACCCGCTCCCGCCCCTGCCGTAACAGGAAGGACAGTGCCGAAATATAAGCACCTCACCGAGCTTAACGGGAAGCCCATCGGAATGCAGCCGGGGATAATCGACTGGGAGGAATGGGCCGCCAAAACTCTCCCCCTCTCGAAAGTACAATACTACAGCACGTACCCCGATTTAGTGTCAGCCCTGAAGACTCACAAGATTGAAGGATTCCTCGTTGACTCTCCCGTTCTTGCTCTCATGGCCGCTGAGGATAACACGCTTGCGTATATTGATGAGCCTGTCGGAAAACCTTTCGGATATTCATTCTTTTACGCGCAGACAGAAGCGGGGAAAAAATTATGTGATGAGATGAGCGAGTATATACGCAAAATTAAGGCAAGCGGTGAACTTGACGCTATCCTCTCGAAATGGCAGGGAGCAGACGAATCCGCAAAAATTCCGCCCGACTTCAAGAGTCTTCCCGCAAAAAACGGAACATTGACATACGCGGCTGAAGGAAGTTATCCGCCGTTCAACTACTACAAAGGGACGAAGTTAGCCGGAATTGATATTGATATTGCTGTAGAATTTTGCCGGGCATACGGTTACGGACTCGACGTTCAGACGATGTTGTTTGACGCTACGATTCCTGCTATCAATTCGGGAAAAGTAGATTTTGCAGGGGACTTCACTCCGTCAGAAGAACACGAAGAAGCCGTGTATTTCTCTGAGACTTATTGCAACGCACGCTCGGTAATGGCCTGCCTGAAAGACGACAGCCCGCAGAAAGTCAGCGAGGCTTATCCATCACTTGCGGGAAAAATTATCGGAGTCCAGACCGGGACAACCTGCGCCGAACTCGTCCCCGAAAAAATTCCGTCAGCAAAATTAGCGTACTATGACTCACTGACTGACGAGCTGACCGCGCTAAAGGCCGGGAAAGTCAGCGCGATATGCTGCTCACTGCCCGCGGCGATTTTTGCGGAGAATGAAGACTCAAGACTCGCCCGCATTAATCCTCCCCTGCGCGAAACATATCTTTATCCGATTTTCTCGCAGACTGACAAAGGCCGGAAACTGTGCGCTGAATATTCCGCTTTCCTCAAAACTTTATGGGACAATGGGACAATTGACGCTCTCAATGAAAAATGGCTCGGCCATGATGACAGCAAAAAGATTACGGACGACTATTCACAGCTCCCTGCGACAAACGGCAGAATCATTATGGCTGTCGACACATCATTAGTGCCTTTCGCTTACGTGAAGGATAACAGGATTGTCGGGTATGATATTGATTTAGCTGTGAGATTCTGCAAGGAAAAAGGTTACGCGCTTGAAGTTCAGAATATGCCGCTGACAGGAGCAATAGCTTCAGTGAAAACAGGAAAGAGCGATTTCACACAGTCATTGAACAAAACGCCCGAACGCGCAGAAAATACCCTCTTCACAGAAACGCCCGCAGTAAAATCCGGCAATGTCCTTCTCACATTCAAAGCCGAATACGAACGCGCAGAGTCATCAGCAATGTACACCGACAAATCACAGCTTGCCGGGAAAAGAATCGGAGCTATGCTCGGCACAATAAATCCTGAAATCGCAAGGGAAAACGTGCCGTCAGCAAATATAGTAGAGTTCAGCAGCATGGCCGCAACGCTTTTCGCACTGAAATCCGGCAATGTTGACGCTATATGCGTTCCTGTTCCTGTCGCAAGATTCATGATGCACGATAATTATGATATTGATTACTGCGGAGAACAGCTCACAAATTACAACATAGGGCCGATATTCCCGAAAACGGAGAAAGGCGAGAAGCTGCGCGGACAGTACACAGATTTCATCAAGCCATTGTGGGACAACGGGACTCTTCACTGGCTTGACGGAAAATGGTTCAGCAGGAACGACAGCGAGCAGGCTGCGGATGACTATTTATCGCTCCCGAATCCCAACGGGACTCTGAGAATGGCCGCTGATTTGTCGGTTATGCCGTTTGCGTTCATGAGGGACGGGAAAATCATGGGCTATGATGTTGAGCTTGCCGGAAGATTCTGCCGGGCTTACGGCTACGGGCTTGAGATTGTGCCGATGCCTTTCGGGGAGATAATACCCGCCCTTGAGTCCGGGGAATGCGATTTTGCCGCCTCATCAATAGCATACACTGAGGAGCGCGCACAGAGCGTATTATTCTCATATCCCAACGGCAGAACAGGAAATGTCTTCCTCGTCATGAAGTCCCCGCGAAAAACCCCGCCCGCATTTTACACTGACTTGTCCCAGTTCAACGGGAAAAGAATCGGAGTCGCTGTAGGCTCCATGAACGGCCAGCTCGCAAAGGAGAAAATCCCAGGCGCGGAAATCGTATACTTCAACTCAAACAGCGATATTCTCCCGGCATTGATAGCAGGAAAAATTGACGCTATATCATGCGGGCATTCAACAGCACTCTTCATGATACGAGAAGGCCATAACGTTACGTATCTTCCTCAGCAGCTCGGAAAAACTCACCGCAAGGCAGCTTTCGCCAACACCGAAAGAGGCCGGAAACTTTGCCGGGAATATTCTGATTTCGTCAAAACTCTGTGGGACAACGGCACAATAGCCGCGCTAGTCTACAAATGGATTGACGGAGAAGACGACTCACAGCGCGTACTTGATGATTATTCCAATCTCCCGCACCCTAACGGCATACTCACAATGGCCGTAGATCCGTCCGTAACTCCCTACGTTTACACGAAAGGCAAAAGAATCTTGGGCTACGAAATTGATATAGCCGTGAGATTCTGCAAGGCAAAAGGCTACGGGCTGAAGGTTGAAGCGATGAGTCATAACGGGGTGTTAGGGTCGCTTGAGACGGGAAAATGTGATTTCTCATACGGCATTGAATACACCGATGAACGGGACAAGAGCCTGTTATTGTCCGAGACTCCCAACACAGAAAGCTCAAACGTTATTGTCGTCATGAAGCCTTCAGCCGTGATTCCTTCCGTGAATATGAAGCTGTCAGATTTCGTCGGAAAGAAAATCGGAGTCGTTACAGGCACGAACAACGCAATAATCGTGAAGGAGAAAATACCCTCCGCGATTCTCGCCTACTATGAGTCGCCCGCTGATATTCTCATGGCTCTAAAGCAGGGGAAAATTGACGCTCTGTCATGCGGTCTTGCTACGTCCGTTTTCGTGATTAATGAGAATGACGGCCTCGCGAGAGTCTCAGAGCCTTTGCAGAAAAATTATCACTCTGCCGCGTTCGTCTCGTCAGACAAAGGGCGGGATCTCCGCAGTGAATACGGCGAATTTCTCCGGGAGTTACGGGACAGCGGTACAATCAAGAGACTTTATGACAAGTGGATAATGAACAATGACGAATACACAAAGGGCGAGGATTATTCACATCTTCCGTCAGAAAAAGGGACTCTGAAAATGGCCGCTGACCCTGCAATGATTCCGTTCGTTTACGTCAGGAACAATAAGATTATCGGTTATGACATTGATATAGCTGTGATGTTCTGCCGTGCGAAAGGCTACGGACTTGAAGTTGTACCTATGTCGCATTCCGGTGTGCTTGGTGCTGTAGCGTCCGGGAAGTGTGATTTTTCTTACGCGATGGAATACACAGCCGAGCGCGCAAAGTCCGTGCTTTTCTCGGAAGTCCCGAATGTCGAGGCCGATAACGTTCTCGTTGTCCTCAAGCCGTCAGCAAAAACACCGCCTCCCCCGGTGCAGGCCGTACACACGGAAAATAACGCGCCTGATGAGCCGTCATTCTGGGACGATGTTGCGTCAAGTTTCAGGAAGACCTTTATCCGCGAGGACAGATGGAAGCTCTTTGCCGAGGGGATAATGAACACGATGATAATCACGGTGTCGTCAATATTCTGCGGAATGCTGCTTGGATTCGCGGCGTTCATGTTCTGCCGTACAGGGAGCATAACCGCCAACATCATCACAAAATTTTCTGTGTGGCTCATAAAGGGGACTCCGATTGTCGTACTGCTCATGATTTTGTACTACATCATTTTCGGCAGCGTCAACATAAGCGGAATCGTAGTAGCAATTATCGCGTTCACTCTGACATTCGGGACATCGGTCTACAGAATGCTTACTTTCGGGACGGGTGCGGTTGACAGGGGACAGACTGAAGCGGCCTATGCACTTGGCTTTACGGACATGCAGACATTCTTCACGGTGATACTTCCTCAAGCGGCACTACATTTCATGCCATCGTTCAAAGAAGAAGTAACAATGCTCATAAAGTCGACATCAGTTGTGGGATACATAGCGGTGCAGGATTTGACGAAAATGGGCGACATAGTGAGAAGCCGCACCTATGAAGCATTCTTCCCCCTGATAGCTGTTGCGGTGATATATTTCGTCCTTGCGGGAATGCTGAATATCATCGTCAACATTATTCATGTCAGAATAACGCCCTCAAAGAGGAAGCCCGGAGACATTCTGCGGGGAATAGACACGTTAAAGGAAGGTGAAAATCATGATTAG
- a CDS encoding amino acid ABC transporter ATP-binding protein, which produces MIRLEHVRKAYPNVTPLSDVNAEIKAGDVISVIGPSGTGKSTLLRCINMLERPDGGKIYFGDEEITSPKCNIYKIRQKMGMVFQRFNLFGNLTVIENIMLAPVRLKGESRQSAYENGMRLLRQVGLPEKYLNYPDELSGGQKQRIAIARALAMNPDVILLDEPTSALDPTMVGEVQAVIRELARSGKTMMIVTHEMNFARAICSRVFYLDEGEIYEEGTPAEIFTSPKREKTRRFIRHLHVTEFRVKDGMFDFPGAVSAIDTFCQKNMIGGKQAMKLQLVFEELMQGILIPVPGVRNIHAAIEHSEESGEILLEVRYDGALMSPAEGDAVSYSLVKAEASDIQHTAEEADGFTNRVRILIQ; this is translated from the coding sequence ATGATTAGGCTTGAGCATGTGAGGAAGGCTTACCCGAATGTTACGCCGCTTTCTGATGTGAACGCCGAGATTAAAGCCGGGGATGTAATTTCGGTGATAGGGCCTTCAGGAACGGGGAAATCCACGCTTCTGCGGTGCATAAATATGCTTGAGCGTCCTGACGGCGGAAAGATATATTTCGGGGACGAGGAAATCACGAGTCCAAAGTGCAACATCTACAAGATACGTCAGAAAATGGGAATGGTATTCCAGCGGTTTAACTTGTTCGGGAATCTGACTGTCATCGAAAATATAATGCTCGCCCCCGTGAGGCTCAAAGGAGAGTCGCGGCAGTCAGCGTACGAAAACGGCATGAGGCTTTTGCGGCAGGTCGGACTCCCGGAAAAGTATCTGAATTACCCCGATGAATTATCCGGCGGACAGAAGCAGCGAATCGCCATAGCCCGCGCCCTTGCCATGAACCCTGATGTGATTCTCCTCGATGAGCCTACGAGCGCGCTTGATCCCACGATGGTCGGAGAGGTGCAAGCCGTTATCCGGGAATTAGCGCGTTCAGGAAAAACGATGATGATTGTTACGCATGAGATGAATTTTGCCAGGGCGATATGCAGCAGGGTGTTCTATCTTGACGAGGGCGAAATATACGAGGAAGGGACTCCCGCTGAGATTTTCACGTCCCCGAAACGCGAAAAGACACGCAGATTCATACGGCACCTTCATGTTACGGAGTTCAGGGTGAAAGATGGAATGTTTGATTTTCCGGGTGCAGTGTCGGCAATTGATACGTTCTGCCAGAAAAATATGATCGGCGGAAAGCAGGCAATGAAACTTCAGCTCGTCTTTGAGGAATTAATGCAGGGGATATTGATACCCGTACCCGGAGTCAGGAACATTCACGCGGCAATAGAGCATTCAGAGGAGAGCGGAGAAATTCTGCTTGAGGTGAGATATGACGGGGCTTTGATGAGTCCTGCTGAGGGCGACGCGGTGTCATATTCTCTGGTGAAGGCTGAAGCGTCCGACATTCAGCACACGGCGGAAGAGGCAGACGGCTTCACGAACAGGGTCAGGATATTGATACAGTAG
- the dprA gene encoding DNA-processing protein DprA, with protein MDDMTKAAMLMNAVRVPDRIFTRLCSDYDPAELWHSRSLWQELGLTDRMMERLAEYLSSGWAESEDDRLYTHGAKFITSKSIDYPVRLSELKNPPVGLYVKGGVNLSLPSVAIVGTRKCSAYAENVAANLGRALARAGIITVSGGARGIDSAGHRGTLAENGITVVIFGTGLDKTYPAENRDMFSRILERGAWVSEYPFGTDGNSWRFPERDRLIAAISAHIVIAESPQDGGAMHTAHEALNLKRDVWSIPGRITDETSAGTNMLMREGAGIFVSIPDFISTITAGRELSIDFGGDDDTSENTAESGQLSDNEKIIYSLLQRQGGITSDEIISVTGLDFMTVNMALMTLQSCGLVADNAGRFSAT; from the coding sequence GTGGACGATATGACAAAGGCGGCCATGCTCATGAACGCTGTGAGAGTCCCGGACAGAATTTTTACGCGCTTATGCTCGGACTATGACCCGGCGGAATTGTGGCATTCCCGCTCATTATGGCAGGAGCTTGGACTCACCGACAGAATGATGGAGCGTCTTGCGGAATATCTTTCGTCAGGATGGGCAGAAAGTGAAGACGACAGACTCTATACTCACGGCGCGAAATTCATCACCTCAAAGAGCATTGATTACCCTGTGAGACTGTCGGAGCTGAAGAATCCCCCTGTAGGACTCTACGTCAAAGGAGGCGTGAATCTCTCGCTGCCCTCTGTCGCAATTGTAGGAACCCGGAAATGCTCGGCCTATGCGGAAAATGTCGCGGCGAATCTCGGCAGGGCATTGGCACGGGCGGGAATAATCACCGTTAGCGGGGGCGCAAGGGGAATCGATTCGGCAGGCCACCGCGGGACTCTCGCTGAGAACGGAATTACGGTTGTGATTTTCGGGACGGGACTCGACAAGACATATCCGGCGGAGAACAGAGACATGTTTTCACGCATACTTGAGCGGGGCGCGTGGGTCAGCGAGTATCCTTTCGGCACTGACGGAAACTCATGGAGATTCCCGGAAAGGGACAGGCTAATAGCGGCAATTTCAGCGCACATAGTCATAGCCGAATCACCTCAGGACGGCGGAGCAATGCACACAGCACACGAGGCTCTGAACCTGAAGCGCGATGTATGGTCAATACCCGGAAGAATCACGGACGAGACCAGCGCGGGAACAAACATGCTAATGCGCGAGGGAGCCGGGATTTTCGTCAGCATTCCCGACTTTATCAGCACAATAACGGCAGGGCGGGAGCTTTCCATTGATTTCGGCGGTGATGATGATACTTCAGAGAATACAGCGGAGTCCGGCCAGCTTTCAGACAATGAGAAAATAATATACTCACTCCTTCAGAGACAGGGCGGAATAACTAGCGATGAAATAATTTCGGTTACGGGGCTTGATTTCATGACGGTGAACATGGCACTGATGACTCTACAGTCCTGCGGGCTTGTTGCCGACAATGCCGGGCGTTTTTCCGCAACATGA
- a CDS encoding GtrA family protein — translation MFQSVKQLALYGIFGVLTTAIDIFAYWAVSRYAGLGIAPSAAVAWVIAVSFAYWSNRNFVFTAKTHTLAGMFREASEFFMCRIATGVFEVSFMYIFADVLKFDDVITKAVSNIIAIMLNFIASRYFIFREEKSS, via the coding sequence TTGTTCCAATCCGTAAAACAGCTCGCGCTTTATGGGATATTCGGAGTCCTTACGACTGCCATCGACATTTTCGCATATTGGGCGGTCTCACGCTATGCAGGCTTGGGTATAGCCCCTTCAGCCGCGGTAGCCTGGGTAATCGCTGTATCGTTCGCTTACTGGTCAAACCGTAATTTTGTCTTCACCGCTAAGACTCATACATTGGCCGGAATGTTCCGCGAGGCTTCAGAGTTTTTCATGTGCAGAATAGCTACAGGAGTCTTTGAGGTCTCATTCATGTATATTTTTGCTGACGTTCTGAAATTCGATGACGTTATCACAAAAGCCGTATCAAATATAATAGCGATAATGCTTAACTTCATAGCAAGCAGATACTTCATATTCAGGGAGGAAAAATCATCATGA